The Glycine soja cultivar W05 chromosome 8, ASM419377v2, whole genome shotgun sequence genome has a window encoding:
- the LOC114421971 gene encoding protein EMSY-LIKE 3-like, whose amino-acid sequence MDYEPYYSSGTDDDLPPTHQNRIPRGERLAGNGRLPAGSIPYPRMHGEIDMETQIHQLEKEAYSSILRAFKAQADAISWEKESLITELRKELRLSNEEHRELLGHVNADDVIQNIREWRQAGGNQPVVLSVGQAIHDSIPSPTISASRKKLKITPSAPSQSFGGPSAFCPQPVAAPLQPSSVAKRGSISGSKGKKHKPGQVLPGVSSIKQYPSSGLGGRNQVPNRVTSGTVMGEVAKGASLDSLVGRRVRTRWPDDNNFYEAIISDYNRTKGLHALLYDLGTANESWEWVNLSEMSPEDIQWVGGDPGVNHRGGFAGSGNGMSISVRHDSVPGAGRGRGTAKGQSRKDFFPSQNGIGMKTPDDIQILHTDTLVKEVERVFNANHPDALEIEQVKKILKDHEQALIDAIARLADLSDDESDTDEEGSHHFSHAQAMAH is encoded by the exons AACGTCTTGCAGGAAATGGAAGATTGCCAGCAGGTTCAATTCCATACCCAAGGATGCATGGTGAAATTGATATGGAAACTCAAATTCACCAACTTGAGAAGGAAGCATACAGTTCAATTCTACGGGCATTTAAAGCTCAAGCTGATGCCATTTCTTGG GAgaaggaaagtttgattacagAACTTAGAAAAGAACTAAGATTATCAAATGAGGAACACAGAGAACTTCTAGGTCATGTTAATGCAGATGATGTCATACAAAATATAAG GGAGTGGAGACAGGCAGGAGGCAATCAGCCTGTTGTGCTGAGTGTTGGGCAAGCTATTCATGATTCAATTCCAAGTCCCACTATCTCTGCATCTCGTAAGAAGCTGAAGATAACTCCATCTGCACCATCACAATCTTTTGGTGGGCCTTCTGCATTTTGTCCCCAACCCGTGGCTGCACCCCTTCAGCCATCTTCAGTGGCAAAACGAGGATCCATTTCTGGATCTAAGGGCAAGAAGCACAAACCT GGCCAAGTATTACCTGGTGTATCTTCAATAAAGCAATACCCTTCATCAGGACTAGGTGGAAGGAATCAAGTACCTAATAGAGTTACTTCTGGTACTGTCATGGGTGAGGTTGCCAAGGGAGCATCGTTGGATTCATTAGTTGGTAGAAGAGTGAGAACAAGATGGCCTGATGACAACAACTTTTATGAAGCCATTATCTCCGACTACAATCGAACTAAA GGTCTACATGCTTTGCTCTATGACTTGGGGACTGCAAATGAATCATGGGAATGGGTTAATCTGTCAGAG ATGTCTCCTGAAGATATTCAGTGGGTAGGTGGGGATCCTGGAGTCAATCATCGTGGGGGTTTTGCTGGATCTGGTAATGGGATGAGTATATCTGTAAGACATGATAGTGTTCCAGGAGCTGGAAGAGGTAGGGGAACTGCAAAGGGGCAATCCAGAAAAGATTTCTTTCCATCACAGAATGGAATAGGAATGAAGACTCCAGATGATATACAAATACTTCACACAGACACACTAGTGAAGGAG GTGGAGAGGGTATTCAATGCAAATCATCCTGAtgcgcttgaaattgagcaagtCAAGAAAATATTGAAG GATCATGAGCAAGCTCTTATTGATGCAATTGCAAGGCTTGCAGATCTTTCGGATGACGAAAGTG ATACAGATGAGGAGGGTAGCCACCATTTCTCACATGCTCAAGCAATGGCTCACTAA
- the LOC114421970 gene encoding uncharacterized protein LOC114421970 isoform X2 has product MENHQNHKVEPEPDIEKNHNHRHQQQQHRNEAWGTWEELLLACAVNRHGFTDWDAVAMEVQSRTTRLLATARHCEQKFHDLSRRFAVQCNDDVPPPRQNGAAAAISDHVPWLDELRKLRVAELRRDVQRSDVSILSLQLEVKRLEEEKAQEKDLKDDEKPDLAVSGELRPENDKTGGEVEEAGPANSEPEERTANNTDKTLPTTGDESDRENQSVNESNSTGSRFEKTGDGDAKTGTGPDPVHTGSQEPDPVERKGKPVGEESNNGSYDALAKVPTCESVPPSEGRKVEEDDDSSELHDSVAHSGEGGTRESSEVQSSASLMRKRKTRRRKEVSGATDASCPAENDEAATVKSEPLVGVLELIKGHEHSSLFERRLDSQDTDRYKDLVKQPMDLETIQLRLQKGHYSSCTSAFFRDLLLLFTNATVFFSHDSPESQAGRQLHRLATAEMKNHGQAQSDPIPRKNDSLPPNAPLAKPDSLLSKNKASGPILVCRKRSSMSSKPSSATFGQKGDQPVFNDKKERPSSDAKPPMKPSSSDTDEEELPKAKEKPVTGARSLRRSNKNLNSNSSNNNNKKPSSISTPKAGSSGNKPSETVKPEKSKAEGGADKKRSAAADFLKRIKRNTSAEASKGGSGGGSGGGGGGGGGSSSSSKGGGGGNGAKEQKKMVNNGKGDKGKERASRHNNVGGGSGSADKRNNKNIENSSQSKRSVGRPPKKAAETNAGSAKRGRENSASAGKDKRPKKRSKK; this is encoded by the exons ACCATAACCACCGCCACCAACAGCAACAACACCGTAACGAAGCGTGGGGCACCTGGGAGGAGCTGTTGCTAGCGTGCGCCGTGAACCGCCATGGCTTCACGGACTGGGACGCCGTCGCCATGGAGGTCCAGTCGCGCACCACGCGCCTCCTCGCCACCGCGCGCCACTGCGAGCAGAAATTTCATGATCTCAGCCGCCGATTCGCCGTCCAATGCAACGACGACGTTCCTCCGCCGCGCCAGAACGGCGCCGCCGCCGCTATCTCTGATCACGTCCCCTGGCTCGACGAATTGCGCAAACTCCGCGTTGCCGAGCTCCGCCGCGACGTCCAACGCAGTGACGTTTCCATTCT gtCGTTGCAGTTGGAGGTGAAGAGGTTGGAGGAGGAGAAAGCGCAGGAAAAAGACTTAAAGGACGACGAGAAACCAGATCTGGCGGTTTCCGGCGAGTTGCGGCCGGAAAACGACAAAACCGGCGGAGAAGTGGAAGAGGCTGGACCGGCGAATTCCGAACCGGAGGAAAGAACCGCGAACAACACAGACAAGACGTTGCCAACCACGGGCGACGAATCAGACCGGGAGAACCAGTCGGTTAACGAGTCCAACTCGACCGGTTCGCGGTTCGAGAAAACCGGAGATGGCGACGCGAAGACCGGAACCGGACCGGATCCGGTTCATACCGGTTCGCAGGAACCGGATCCGGTCGAGCGGAAGGGAAAGCCGGTTGGAGAGGAATCGAATAACGGAAGCTACGATGCGTTGGCGAAGGTGCCAACGTGCGAGTCGGTGCCTCCGAGTGAGGGGAGGAAAGTGGAGGAAGACGATGACTCATCCGAGTTACATGACTCGGTGGCTCACTCGGGCGAAGGAGGGACGCGCGAGAGCAGCGAGGTGCAGAGCTCCGCGAGCTTAATGCGTAAGAGGAAGACGCGGCGGAGGAAGGAGGTTTCCGGAGCCACTGACGCCTCGTGTCCGGCGGAGAACGACGAGGCGGCGACGGTGAAATCAGAACCGTTGGTTGGGGTTTTGGAGTTGATCAAGGGGCACGAACACAGCTCATTGTTCGAGCGCCGTCTTGATAGCCAG GATACGGATAGATACAAAGACCTAGTGAAACAGCCCATGGACTTGGAAACCATACAATTGAGACTCCAAAAGGGTCACTATTCCTCATGCACCAGTGCATTCTTCCGcgacctcctcctcctcttcaccAACGCCACCGTGTTCTTCTCCCATGACTCCCCGGAATCGCAGGCGGGGCGGCAGCTGCACCGCCTTGCCACCGCGGAGATGAAGAACCACGGCCAAGCACAATCGGATCCTATCCCCCGGAAGAACGATTCACTCCCTCCAAATGCACCATTAGCTAAACCAGATTCTCTCCTTTCCAAGAACAAAGCCTCTGGTCCTATATTGGTTTGCCGCAAACGCAGTTCAATGTCATCCAAACCTTCCTCTGCCACCTTTGGCCAAAAGGGTGACCAACCCGTCTTCAATGACAAGAAGGAAAGGCCATCTTCTGATGCAAAGCCACCCATGAAGCCCTCTTCTTCTGATACAGACGAAGAGGAGCTTCCCAAAGCTAAGGAAAAGCCTGTTACTGGAGCAAGAAGCTTGAGGCGGAGCAACAAGAACCTCAATAGtaatagtagtaataataataataagaaaccGTCCTCTATCTCCACTCCTAAGGCAGGGTCCTCGGGGAACAAGCCTTCGGAGACTGTTAAACCGGAAAAGAGCAAAGCAGAGGGGGGGGCAGACAAGAAGAGGAGTGCAGCTGCAGATTTCCTGAAACGGATTAAGCGCAACACTTCAGCGGAAGCATCGAAGGGTGGTAGTGGCGGTGGAAGCGggggtggaggaggaggaggaggaggaagtagcagcagcagcaaAGGTGGTGGAGGTGGTAATGGTGCCAAAGAGCAGAAGAAAATGGTGAACAATGGAAAGGGAGACAAAGGGAAAGAAAGGGCATCAAGGCATAATAACGTTGGAGGAGGTTCAGGCTCTGCGGATAAAAGGAATAATAAGAATATTGAGAACAGCTCTCAGTCAAAGAGGAGTGTTGGTAGACCTCCAAAGAAAGCAGCAGAGACAAATGCAGGTAGTGCAAAGCGTGGGAGAGAAAATAGTGCTAGTGCTGGAAAGGATAAGCGACCCAAGAAACGTTCCAAGAAATGA
- the LOC114421970 gene encoding uncharacterized protein LOC114421970 isoform X1, which produces MENHQNHKVEPEPDIEKNHNHRHQQQQHRNEAWGTWEELLLACAVNRHGFTDWDAVAMEVQSRTTRLLATARHCEQKFHDLSRRFAVQCNDDVPPPRQNGAAAAISDHVPWLDELRKLRVAELRRDVQRSDVSILSLQLEVKRLEEEKAQEKDLKDDEKPDLAVSGELRPENDKTGGEVEEAGPANSEPEERTANNTDKTLPTTGDESDRENQSVNESNSTGSRFEKTGDGDAKTGTGPDPVHTGSQEPDPVERKGKPVGEESNNGSYDALAKVPTCESVPPSEGRKVEEDDDSSELHDSVAHSGEGGTRESSEVQSSASLMRKRKTRRRKEVSGATDASCPAENDEAATVKSEPLVGVLELIKGHEHSSLFERRLDSQQDTDRYKDLVKQPMDLETIQLRLQKGHYSSCTSAFFRDLLLLFTNATVFFSHDSPESQAGRQLHRLATAEMKNHGQAQSDPIPRKNDSLPPNAPLAKPDSLLSKNKASGPILVCRKRSSMSSKPSSATFGQKGDQPVFNDKKERPSSDAKPPMKPSSSDTDEEELPKAKEKPVTGARSLRRSNKNLNSNSSNNNNKKPSSISTPKAGSSGNKPSETVKPEKSKAEGGADKKRSAAADFLKRIKRNTSAEASKGGSGGGSGGGGGGGGGSSSSSKGGGGGNGAKEQKKMVNNGKGDKGKERASRHNNVGGGSGSADKRNNKNIENSSQSKRSVGRPPKKAAETNAGSAKRGRENSASAGKDKRPKKRSKK; this is translated from the exons ACCATAACCACCGCCACCAACAGCAACAACACCGTAACGAAGCGTGGGGCACCTGGGAGGAGCTGTTGCTAGCGTGCGCCGTGAACCGCCATGGCTTCACGGACTGGGACGCCGTCGCCATGGAGGTCCAGTCGCGCACCACGCGCCTCCTCGCCACCGCGCGCCACTGCGAGCAGAAATTTCATGATCTCAGCCGCCGATTCGCCGTCCAATGCAACGACGACGTTCCTCCGCCGCGCCAGAACGGCGCCGCCGCCGCTATCTCTGATCACGTCCCCTGGCTCGACGAATTGCGCAAACTCCGCGTTGCCGAGCTCCGCCGCGACGTCCAACGCAGTGACGTTTCCATTCT gtCGTTGCAGTTGGAGGTGAAGAGGTTGGAGGAGGAGAAAGCGCAGGAAAAAGACTTAAAGGACGACGAGAAACCAGATCTGGCGGTTTCCGGCGAGTTGCGGCCGGAAAACGACAAAACCGGCGGAGAAGTGGAAGAGGCTGGACCGGCGAATTCCGAACCGGAGGAAAGAACCGCGAACAACACAGACAAGACGTTGCCAACCACGGGCGACGAATCAGACCGGGAGAACCAGTCGGTTAACGAGTCCAACTCGACCGGTTCGCGGTTCGAGAAAACCGGAGATGGCGACGCGAAGACCGGAACCGGACCGGATCCGGTTCATACCGGTTCGCAGGAACCGGATCCGGTCGAGCGGAAGGGAAAGCCGGTTGGAGAGGAATCGAATAACGGAAGCTACGATGCGTTGGCGAAGGTGCCAACGTGCGAGTCGGTGCCTCCGAGTGAGGGGAGGAAAGTGGAGGAAGACGATGACTCATCCGAGTTACATGACTCGGTGGCTCACTCGGGCGAAGGAGGGACGCGCGAGAGCAGCGAGGTGCAGAGCTCCGCGAGCTTAATGCGTAAGAGGAAGACGCGGCGGAGGAAGGAGGTTTCCGGAGCCACTGACGCCTCGTGTCCGGCGGAGAACGACGAGGCGGCGACGGTGAAATCAGAACCGTTGGTTGGGGTTTTGGAGTTGATCAAGGGGCACGAACACAGCTCATTGTTCGAGCGCCGTCTTGATAGCCAG CAGGATACGGATAGATACAAAGACCTAGTGAAACAGCCCATGGACTTGGAAACCATACAATTGAGACTCCAAAAGGGTCACTATTCCTCATGCACCAGTGCATTCTTCCGcgacctcctcctcctcttcaccAACGCCACCGTGTTCTTCTCCCATGACTCCCCGGAATCGCAGGCGGGGCGGCAGCTGCACCGCCTTGCCACCGCGGAGATGAAGAACCACGGCCAAGCACAATCGGATCCTATCCCCCGGAAGAACGATTCACTCCCTCCAAATGCACCATTAGCTAAACCAGATTCTCTCCTTTCCAAGAACAAAGCCTCTGGTCCTATATTGGTTTGCCGCAAACGCAGTTCAATGTCATCCAAACCTTCCTCTGCCACCTTTGGCCAAAAGGGTGACCAACCCGTCTTCAATGACAAGAAGGAAAGGCCATCTTCTGATGCAAAGCCACCCATGAAGCCCTCTTCTTCTGATACAGACGAAGAGGAGCTTCCCAAAGCTAAGGAAAAGCCTGTTACTGGAGCAAGAAGCTTGAGGCGGAGCAACAAGAACCTCAATAGtaatagtagtaataataataataagaaaccGTCCTCTATCTCCACTCCTAAGGCAGGGTCCTCGGGGAACAAGCCTTCGGAGACTGTTAAACCGGAAAAGAGCAAAGCAGAGGGGGGGGCAGACAAGAAGAGGAGTGCAGCTGCAGATTTCCTGAAACGGATTAAGCGCAACACTTCAGCGGAAGCATCGAAGGGTGGTAGTGGCGGTGGAAGCGggggtggaggaggaggaggaggaggaagtagcagcagcagcaaAGGTGGTGGAGGTGGTAATGGTGCCAAAGAGCAGAAGAAAATGGTGAACAATGGAAAGGGAGACAAAGGGAAAGAAAGGGCATCAAGGCATAATAACGTTGGAGGAGGTTCAGGCTCTGCGGATAAAAGGAATAATAAGAATATTGAGAACAGCTCTCAGTCAAAGAGGAGTGTTGGTAGACCTCCAAAGAAAGCAGCAGAGACAAATGCAGGTAGTGCAAAGCGTGGGAGAGAAAATAGTGCTAGTGCTGGAAAGGATAAGCGACCCAAGAAACGTTCCAAGAAATGA